Proteins encoded in a region of the Leifsonia sp. PS1209 genome:
- a CDS encoding DUF1206 domain-containing protein: protein MTSPTSAARRVERIPAVRVLARVGNAAIGILHILIGAIALAVAFGAGGSGDADQSGALQALVDVPGGLFVVWAVIVGLIALALWQILQTVVAHKAGTRVVEISKGVVYAVLAVTAISIASGGGSNSSATEKSASSKLLAIPGGVFLLAAIGLAIVGVGIGFLVNGITHKFERGLRLPPNALAGITTTLGRVGYISKGVALGIVGGLVVYAAITVDPSKAGGLDGALKSLTQLPFGVFLLILIAIGLIAYGLFWCVRAVAIRL, encoded by the coding sequence ATGACCTCACCCACGTCTGCCGCCAGACGCGTCGAGCGCATCCCAGCCGTCCGCGTCCTCGCCAGGGTCGGAAATGCGGCCATCGGCATCCTGCACATCCTGATCGGCGCCATCGCGCTCGCTGTCGCCTTCGGCGCAGGCGGGAGCGGCGACGCCGACCAGTCCGGCGCCCTGCAGGCCCTCGTCGACGTGCCGGGCGGGCTGTTCGTGGTGTGGGCGGTGATCGTCGGCCTGATCGCGCTCGCGCTGTGGCAGATCCTGCAGACCGTCGTGGCGCACAAGGCGGGCACCCGGGTCGTCGAGATCAGCAAGGGCGTCGTCTACGCGGTGCTCGCCGTGACCGCGATCAGCATCGCATCCGGTGGAGGCTCCAACTCGTCCGCCACCGAGAAGTCGGCGAGCTCGAAACTGCTCGCCATCCCCGGCGGCGTCTTCCTGCTGGCGGCGATCGGCCTGGCGATCGTCGGCGTCGGCATCGGCTTCCTGGTCAACGGGATCACGCACAAGTTCGAGCGCGGCCTCCGCCTGCCTCCGAACGCGCTGGCAGGTATCACGACGACCCTCGGCCGCGTCGGCTACATCTCCAAAGGCGTCGCCCTCGGCATCGTCGGCGGCCTCGTCGTCTACGCGGCGATCACCGTGGATCCGAGCAAGGCCGGCGGTCTCGACGGCGCGCTGAAGTCGCTCACCCAGCTTCCGTTCGGCGTGTTCCTGCTCATCCTGATCGCCATCGGCCTGATCGCCTACGGCCTGTTCTGGTGCGTCAGGGCCGTCGCCATCCGGCTCTAG
- the nusA gene encoding transcription termination factor NusA, with amino-acid sequence MDIDLSVLRLMEREREIPFDELVQIIEQAILTAYLKHTDQADHKHGHTEEPPAARVHLDRKTGHVSVYVPEKDDEGNIVGEAEDSPSDFGRIAAFAAKQVINQRLRDIADDAVLGEFRGREGDIVAGVIQQGPNPRMIHVDLGSVEAILPPEEQVPGEEYTHGSRIRVYVTSVSKGLKGPQITVSRTHPALVRKLFALEVPEIASGVVEIVSLAREAGHRTKIAVRATEPGVNAKGACIGELGQRVRAVTAELNNEKIDIVDYSPDLATFVSSALSPAKVTSAFVIDESLKAVRALVPDYQLSLAIGKEGQNARLAAKLTGAKIDIQPDSILDKE; translated from the coding sequence ATGGACATCGACCTCAGCGTCTTGCGTCTCATGGAACGCGAGCGAGAGATTCCCTTCGATGAGCTGGTGCAGATCATCGAGCAGGCGATTCTGACCGCCTACCTGAAGCACACCGATCAGGCCGACCACAAGCACGGGCACACCGAAGAGCCGCCGGCGGCCCGAGTGCACCTCGACCGCAAGACCGGTCACGTGTCCGTGTACGTCCCCGAGAAGGACGACGAGGGCAACATCGTCGGCGAGGCCGAGGACAGCCCGAGCGACTTCGGTCGCATCGCGGCGTTCGCCGCCAAGCAGGTCATCAACCAGCGGTTGCGCGACATCGCGGACGACGCCGTGCTCGGCGAGTTCCGCGGCAGGGAGGGCGACATCGTCGCCGGTGTCATCCAGCAGGGGCCGAACCCCCGGATGATCCACGTCGACCTCGGCAGCGTCGAGGCGATCCTGCCGCCCGAGGAGCAGGTGCCCGGCGAGGAGTACACCCACGGGTCGCGCATCCGGGTGTACGTGACGAGTGTCTCGAAGGGCCTCAAGGGTCCGCAGATCACCGTGTCGCGCACGCACCCCGCGCTCGTGCGCAAGCTGTTCGCACTCGAGGTGCCGGAGATCGCGAGCGGCGTCGTCGAGATCGTGTCCCTGGCCCGCGAGGCCGGTCACCGCACCAAGATCGCGGTGCGCGCCACGGAGCCGGGAGTGAACGCCAAGGGCGCGTGCATCGGCGAGCTCGGACAGCGCGTCCGTGCCGTGACGGCCGAGCTGAACAACGAGAAGATCGACATCGTCGACTACTCGCCCGACCTGGCCACGTTCGTGTCGAGCGCCCTGTCGCCCGCCAAGGTCACCAGCGCGTTCGTCATCGACGAATCGCTCAAGGCCGTCCGCGCTCTCGTGCCCGACTACCAGCTCTCGCTCGCCATCGGCAAGGAGGGCCAGAACGCCCGTCTCGCCGCGAAATTAACTGGAGCGAAGATCGACATCCAGCCCGACTCGATCCTGGACAAGGAGTAG
- a CDS encoding YlxR family protein, with protein sequence MEAVRTCVGCRSRAPRSSLLRVVAQNSKLVVDHSATLPGRGAWLHPVVGCLDKALQRRAFGRALKVDGMLDTTAIQAALEENRLNGTVNSNE encoded by the coding sequence ATGGAAGCTGTTAGAACGTGCGTCGGATGCCGTTCTCGCGCTCCCCGATCCTCACTTCTGAGGGTCGTCGCCCAGAACTCGAAACTCGTGGTGGACCATTCCGCCACGCTTCCCGGGCGAGGCGCGTGGCTGCATCCGGTCGTCGGGTGTCTCGACAAAGCCTTGCAGAGGCGCGCCTTCGGGCGGGCCTTGAAGGTCGACGGGATGCTCGATACGACGGCCATCCAGGCCGCACTTGAAGAGAACAGGCTGAACGGCACAGTGAACTCAAATGAGTGA
- the infB gene encoding translation initiation factor IF-2: MAAKPRVHEVASELGVDSKVALAKLKEMGEFVKGPSSSIEPPVARKLRAALEAEGFTADKAAAAAPEQKAAAPKSSAPAPGASRPSSAPNPGGTAPKPAAPLSVAERQALAEQKAAAEKAEADKAAADAKAQAAKDAPAASADSAAPAAPSDAVKPNTARPAGGNAASSSIPRPGAPRPGNNPFASNQGMGQRPSAPRPGNNPFASSQGMGQRPSPGNIPRPTPPRPGSPRPGAPGAGGNRPGQRPGGGGGGRPGFQQRPGSGGGAGAGAGAGGFQRPGGGFGGPRPAGGGGGRGRGPGGGTAGAFGRGGGKSKARKSKRAKRQEFELREAPSLGGVSVPRGDGNTVVRLRRGASISDFADKIDASPGNLVTVLFHLGEMATATESLDEATFGVLGEELGYKVQIVSPEDEDKELLEGFDIDLDQELEDETDEDLEIRPPVVTVMGHVDHGKTRLLDAIRNANVVAGEAGGITQHIGAYQVWTEHEGIERAITFIDTPGHEAFTAMRARGAQVTDIAILVVAADDGIMPQTIEALNHAQAAGVPIVVAVNKIDKPDANPAKVRQQLTEFGLVAEEYGGDVMFVDVSARNDIGIQDLLDAVLLTADAGLDLRSNPNKDARGIAIEAKLDKGRGAVATVLIQSGTLRVGDSIVAGTAYGRVRAMVDENGDAVHEAYPSRPVQVQGLSSVPRAGDTFLVTEEDRTARQIAEKREAAERNAMLAKSRKRISLEDFTRALEEGKVEALNLIIKGDVSGAVEALEESLMKIEVDDSVQLRILHRGVGAITESDIDLATIDNAIVIGFNVRPDVKARERAAREGVDVRFYSVIYNAIDDIESSLKGMLKPEFEEVQSGVAEIREVFRSSKFGNIAGVIVRSGTITRNAKARVIRDGVVVGDNLAIESLRRFKDDVTEVRTDFEAGIGLGKFNDIQIGDEIETTEMREKPRA; the protein is encoded by the coding sequence GTGGCTGCAAAACCACGCGTACACGAGGTCGCAAGCGAACTCGGAGTCGACAGCAAGGTCGCCCTTGCGAAACTGAAAGAGATGGGCGAGTTCGTCAAGGGACCGTCCTCCAGCATCGAACCGCCGGTGGCGCGCAAGCTTCGCGCTGCCCTCGAGGCGGAAGGCTTCACGGCCGACAAGGCTGCAGCGGCAGCACCGGAGCAGAAGGCGGCAGCGCCGAAGTCCTCCGCTCCCGCGCCGGGCGCTTCGCGTCCGTCGTCTGCTCCCAACCCGGGCGGCACCGCTCCCAAGCCGGCGGCTCCGCTGTCGGTGGCGGAGCGCCAGGCCCTCGCGGAGCAGAAGGCTGCCGCCGAGAAGGCTGAGGCCGACAAGGCCGCGGCAGACGCCAAGGCACAGGCGGCGAAGGACGCCCCTGCGGCCTCCGCAGACTCCGCCGCGCCCGCAGCGCCGTCGGACGCCGTCAAGCCGAACACCGCTCGCCCGGCAGGCGGAAACGCCGCAAGCAGCAGCATCCCGCGCCCCGGCGCACCGCGCCCGGGCAACAACCCGTTCGCATCCAACCAGGGCATGGGCCAGCGCCCGAGCGCACCGCGTCCTGGCAACAACCCCTTCGCGAGCTCGCAGGGCATGGGCCAGCGCCCGTCGCCCGGCAACATCCCGCGCCCGACGCCTCCGCGTCCCGGTTCGCCGCGCCCCGGTGCCCCCGGAGCGGGCGGCAACCGTCCCGGCCAGCGTCCTGGCGGCGGTGGTGGAGGCCGTCCCGGTTTCCAGCAGCGTCCGGGTAGCGGTGGTGGAGCAGGCGCCGGTGCCGGCGCAGGTGGCTTCCAGCGTCCAGGCGGCGGCTTCGGCGGTCCGCGCCCAGCAGGTGGCGGCGGCGGCCGTGGTCGTGGACCGGGCGGTGGAACCGCTGGTGCCTTCGGTCGCGGTGGCGGCAAGAGCAAGGCCCGCAAGTCGAAGCGCGCCAAGAGGCAGGAATTCGAGCTGAGGGAAGCTCCGTCGCTGGGCGGCGTGAGCGTACCCCGTGGCGACGGCAACACCGTCGTCCGGCTGCGCCGCGGTGCGTCCATCTCGGACTTCGCCGACAAGATCGACGCCAGCCCCGGCAACCTGGTCACCGTGCTGTTCCACCTCGGTGAGATGGCGACGGCGACCGAGTCCCTCGACGAGGCGACCTTCGGCGTGCTGGGCGAGGAGCTCGGCTACAAGGTTCAGATCGTCTCTCCGGAGGACGAGGACAAGGAGCTGCTCGAAGGCTTCGACATCGACCTCGACCAGGAGCTCGAGGACGAGACGGACGAAGACCTCGAGATCCGTCCGCCCGTCGTCACGGTCATGGGCCACGTCGACCACGGTAAGACCCGTCTTCTCGACGCGATCCGCAACGCGAACGTCGTCGCCGGCGAGGCCGGTGGCATCACCCAGCACATCGGTGCGTACCAGGTGTGGACGGAGCACGAGGGCATCGAACGTGCCATCACCTTCATCGACACCCCGGGTCACGAGGCGTTCACCGCCATGCGTGCCCGTGGTGCGCAGGTCACCGACATCGCGATCCTCGTGGTCGCGGCGGACGACGGCATCATGCCGCAGACCATCGAGGCGCTCAACCACGCCCAGGCGGCCGGCGTGCCGATCGTGGTCGCGGTGAACAAGATCGACAAGCCGGACGCCAACCCGGCCAAGGTGCGCCAGCAGCTCACCGAGTTCGGTCTGGTCGCCGAGGAGTACGGCGGAGACGTCATGTTCGTCGACGTGTCCGCGCGGAACGACATCGGCATCCAGGACCTCCTGGACGCCGTGCTGCTCACCGCGGACGCCGGGCTCGACCTGCGCTCCAACCCCAACAAGGATGCGCGCGGTATCGCGATCGAGGCCAAGCTCGACAAGGGCCGCGGTGCTGTCGCGACCGTGCTCATCCAGTCGGGAACGCTGCGCGTCGGAGACTCGATCGTCGCTGGTACGGCCTATGGCCGCGTCCGTGCGATGGTCGACGAGAACGGCGACGCCGTTCACGAGGCGTACCCGTCGCGTCCTGTGCAGGTGCAGGGTCTGTCCAGCGTTCCGCGAGCAGGCGACACCTTCCTCGTCACCGAGGAGGACCGCACGGCCCGTCAGATCGCTGAGAAGCGTGAAGCGGCCGAGCGCAACGCCATGCTGGCGAAGTCGCGCAAGCGCATCTCGCTGGAAGACTTCACCCGTGCTCTGGAAGAGGGCAAGGTCGAGGCGCTCAACCTCATCATCAAGGGCGACGTGTCCGGTGCCGTGGAGGCGCTGGAGGAGTCGCTCATGAAGATCGAGGTCGACGACTCGGTCCAGCTCCGCATCCTGCACCGCGGCGTCGGCGCGATCACCGAGTCGGACATCGACCTGGCGACCATCGACAACGCGATCGTGATCGGCTTCAACGTCCGCCCGGACGTCAAGGCCCGCGAGCGTGCAGCCCGCGAGGGTGTGGATGTGCGCTTCTACTCGGTCATCTACAACGCGATCGACGACATCGAGAGCTCGCTCAAGGGCATGCTCAAGCCGGAGTTCGAAGAGGTCCAGTCCGGTGTCGCCGAGATCCGCGAGGTGTTCCGCTCCTCCAAGTTCGGCAACATCGCCGGTGTCATCGTCCGCTCCGGGACGATCACGCGCAACGCCAAGGCGCGCGTCATCCGCGACGGCGTCGTGGTCGGGGACAACCTGGCCATCGAGTCGCTGCGTCGCTTCAAGGACGACGTCACCGAGGTTCGGACGGACTTCGAGGCCGGTATCGGTCTCGGCAAGTTCAACGACATCCAGATCGGCGACGAGATCGAGACGACCGAAATGCGGGAGAAGCCCCGCGCGTAG
- the rbfA gene encoding 30S ribosome-binding factor RbfA, with protein MADPARARKLADRIKVIIAKRLERGVRDPRMGFVTITDVQVTGDLQHASVFYTVYGTDEERTDTAAALAAATGMLRSEVGKNITARLTPSLEFILDAIPENAAHIEDLLREARQRDTEVAGLAAGAAYAGDEDPYVKPREDDDED; from the coding sequence ATGGCTGACCCGGCACGCGCGAGGAAGCTCGCGGACAGAATCAAGGTCATTATCGCCAAGCGGCTCGAACGCGGCGTCCGCGACCCGCGCATGGGCTTCGTGACCATCACGGATGTGCAGGTGACAGGCGATCTGCAGCACGCGTCGGTCTTCTACACGGTCTACGGCACCGACGAGGAGCGCACGGACACCGCTGCGGCCCTCGCTGCGGCCACCGGGATGCTGCGCAGCGAGGTGGGCAAGAACATCACCGCCCGCCTGACGCCGTCGCTCGAGTTCATCCTGGATGCGATCCCGGAGAACGCGGCGCACATCGAAGACCTGCTGCGCGAGGCGCGCCAGCGCGACACCGAGGTGGCCGGCCTGGCCGCCGGTGCCGCATACGCGGGCGACGAGGACCCGTACGTCAAGCCCCGCGAAGACGACGACGAAGACTGA
- a CDS encoding A/G-specific adenine glycosylase, which produces MVDAQDSFSASVIDWFHANRRDLPWRRDGFTAWGTLVSEFMLQQTPVNRVIPRLEEWLTRWPTPADLAAVPPGEAVRAWQSLGYPRRALWLHACAVAITERHGGVVPDDVDALLALPGIGDYTARAVAVFAYGDRHPVVDTNIRRVIARAVDGQGEPPPPSRRDLAAMESLLPAERAAAAAFNAGMMELGALVCVARTPRCDVCPLSDVCAWRLAGYPEYAGPKKAVQKKYEGSDRQVRGRILAELRASHIPVTAAELESVWPDATQRDRALAGLLADGLAVTTPGGYTLP; this is translated from the coding sequence ATGGTGGATGCTCAGGACTCGTTCTCCGCCTCCGTCATCGACTGGTTCCACGCCAACCGTCGCGACCTGCCGTGGCGCCGCGACGGTTTCACCGCCTGGGGCACCCTGGTCAGCGAGTTCATGCTGCAGCAGACCCCGGTGAACCGCGTCATCCCTCGGCTCGAGGAGTGGCTGACCCGCTGGCCGACGCCGGCGGACCTCGCCGCCGTCCCGCCGGGCGAGGCCGTGCGCGCCTGGCAGTCGCTCGGCTACCCGCGCCGCGCGCTCTGGCTGCACGCCTGCGCCGTCGCCATCACCGAGCGTCACGGCGGTGTCGTCCCCGACGACGTGGATGCGCTGCTCGCGCTCCCCGGCATCGGCGACTACACGGCGCGCGCCGTCGCTGTGTTCGCGTACGGCGACCGGCACCCGGTGGTCGACACGAACATCCGGCGCGTGATCGCCCGCGCCGTCGACGGCCAGGGCGAGCCTCCTCCGCCGAGCAGGCGCGACCTCGCGGCGATGGAGTCGCTGCTCCCCGCCGAGCGTGCAGCAGCCGCCGCGTTCAACGCGGGAATGATGGAGCTCGGCGCGCTGGTCTGCGTGGCCAGGACGCCGCGCTGCGACGTGTGCCCGCTTTCCGACGTGTGCGCCTGGCGGCTGGCCGGATACCCGGAGTACGCCGGCCCGAAGAAGGCCGTGCAGAAGAAGTACGAGGGCAGCGATCGCCAGGTGCGCGGACGCATCCTGGCCGAGCTGCGCGCCTCGCACATCCCGGTGACCGCCGCCGAACTCGAGTCCGTCTGGCCGGACGCCACCCAGCGCGACCGCGCCCTGGCGGGCCTCCTCGCCGACGGCCTCGCCGTTACCACCCCAGGCGGCTACACCCTCCCCTGA